The genomic window AATTGTTTTTTTATTTAAAAGGAAAGAAAAATGAATGAAAGTTTGGTATTATAGACAGGATAATATATTAAAGGAGATTAGGATGGGATTAAAAAAGTTTTTGAGAAGATTATTTGTGGGAGTAGTCTTTTTTAGTTTTGTATTTGCAACAAAAACTTCAGCTGAAGAGATGCCAAATATGATGGATTTAATCAAAGAGTCAGGCTTTACGGTAAATGAACTCGATAAACCTAAAGGAGCGGTTTTGATAGATGCGAATACGGGTCAATTTTTGTGGGGAGAAAACCCGGATGCACCACATAATCCAGCAAGTATCATGAAGTTAATGGTTGTCTATTTAGTGTATCAAGCGATAGAAGAAGGGAAACTATCACTTGATACAGAGGTCGAAGCAACAGAGCGTTATGTGGCGATTTCACAAATTTACCAACTAAGTAACAATAAAATACAGTTAGGTGTGTCATACCCTGTTAAAGAATTATTAAAAATGGCAGTAGTGCCATCTTCTAATGTTGCAACAGTGATGTTAGCGGACTTGATTGAACCAAATGCCGTATTCATGTTACAAAAAATGAATGACACTGCGAAAGAATTAGGTATGACAAACACCAAAATAGTAAATATTACTGGAGCGGAAATTAGTGCATTTCAAGGGATGTATGCAGCAGAAGGGGTAGATACATCAACTCTTCAATCAACGGCGTCTAATGTGACAACTGCTAGAGACCTTGCGATATTTACTTACTTTTTATTGACGAAATACCCAGATATATTAACGATAACGAATACGCCAAAAGTAACGTCGATGAGTGGAACACCTTATGAAGAAACATTTGATACCTATAATTATTCTCTACCTGGATTAGAGTATTCCTATGAAGGGGTGGATGGTTTGAAAACAGGGTCAAGCCCGACAGGTGGATTTAATATAGATATGACAGCCAAAAAAGGGGATTTACGCCTTATCGCGATTGTTTTAGGTGTGGGAAATTGGGCAGATCAAACGGGAGAATACAAACGCCATCCCTTTGCTAATGCCATGCTAAATTATGGTTTCAACCATTATGAATACAAAGAATTATTAACAAGTGGTGAGCACGAAATTGATGACAAAACGATTACAACCGAATCACCGTTACTTGATACAGTCAAAAAAGAAGAAGCCTATACACTTAAACTTAATGATGATGGAAAAATTGTGGTAGAAAATGGCTTAGAAAGAGTGTCAGATACCATTCCACAAATTGCAGTGACATACAAAGAAAAAGAAGAAGAACAAAATCCTGTGAAAAAAGTGTTAACTAATCCATCAGTAAACGAAATTAC from Vagococcus martis includes these protein-coding regions:
- a CDS encoding DUF1958 domain-containing protein, giving the protein MGLKKFLRRLFVGVVFFSFVFATKTSAEEMPNMMDLIKESGFTVNELDKPKGAVLIDANTGQFLWGENPDAPHNPASIMKLMVVYLVYQAIEEGKLSLDTEVEATERYVAISQIYQLSNNKIQLGVSYPVKELLKMAVVPSSNVATVMLADLIEPNAVFMLQKMNDTAKELGMTNTKIVNITGAEISAFQGMYAAEGVDTSTLQSTASNVTTARDLAIFTYFLLTKYPDILTITNTPKVTSMSGTPYEETFDTYNYSLPGLEYSYEGVDGLKTGSSPTGGFNIDMTAKKGDLRLIAIVLGVGNWADQTGEYKRHPFANAMLNYGFNHYEYKELLTSGEHEIDDKTITTESPLLDTVKKEEAYTLKLNDDGKIVVENGLERVSDTIPQIAVTYKEKEEEQNPVKKVLTNPSVNEITSSSFVKKMLKHWKVIAGLIGGLIFLLFLIIWYIRKRNRRKRLEARNRYRRRR